The proteins below come from a single Oncorhynchus keta strain PuntledgeMale-10-30-2019 chromosome 1, Oket_V2, whole genome shotgun sequence genomic window:
- the LOC118384923 gene encoding NLR family CARD domain-containing protein 3-like isoform X2, translated as MAVGPRSIELQERRVQLVESWSQNVTHLQELLYQVGALTEEDLSLVRGGGRPGERDCMRTLLDVLHGRGEEACRAFFHVLQSQRANTESGSMLAAVPPKGTGTSSSDSGPTNMQEHLRKHKDILGRQHGPVDYLRIGTSNSESVNEPGSFTDITLSRCVGYSVPLQYHQHEAAMVGDAFRSQDQVCTFQDVCQSLLSVPGDNMTLLSGVAGSGKTTVVIRLIYEWARNSDSQKIVLSLSFRELNLLSEPQSLQELLLVHYSHLKPVLARVVDSQPSRILLILDGLDEFRFPLDFERSPKCSDPERRLGMGEMVVNLIKGHLLPGISILVTSRPHAVSKVPPLLVTQLYSVLGFSTDQQRHYFEQSCSSPLVASAVWGYVSSYQPLQLMCRIPAFCWIVSTALRDGAPSYFSQVTTTTLPSTARTTPAGSSDTTNNSAEKATPTPSIFSFTVPSVTLMSGDVKPITITEIYCCFLKSVLVFHGEGRSQEGCSPQRLQEAPRVLKEMRPMLRDLGALAFQGLLERRFLFDQADLSSFSLDCSGLSKAFLVEILREDRASLTYQRSFHFLHTSVQEFLAALYYVLQALSGSDPFLGLKSAVVVAMFPVSLHKVLTSTANKLLTPRRLLRRCIKKAFSWGGHHQSGHMDLFCRFVSGLLVPQTRVILDGLFPGRSHIFPSLSSSSLSLPSPSPPPFTPPFLLSLLHCQLQCGRLSPERQVNVCHCLYEAQDPGLVQRLQSWLQVLAQQQVPDQSGPAKRDWSELAFLLQLIPDLQDLNLEAQGLDAEGLRRLLPVLPLFSTLRVVGTGLGCEGLNVLTEGLKDNHTVVDLRMAINHIGDVGAGYLADLLRTNHTL; from the exons ATGGCGGTGGGGCCACGCAGTATAGAACTACAGGAGCGTCGTGTGCAACTGGTGGAGAGCTGGAGCCAAAATGTCACCCACCTCCAGGAGCTTCTTTATCAGGTAGGGGCTCTTACTGAGGAGGACCTCAGCCTAGTGAGAGGGGGAGGTCGCCCGGGGGAGAGGGACTGCATGAGGACTCTGCTGGATGTGCTACACGGGCGTGGAGAGGAAGCCTGTCGAGCCTTCTTTCATGTACTACAGTCACAGAGAGCCAACACAGAGTCAGGGTCTATGCTAGCTGCTGTCCCACCCAAGGGCACTGGAACCAGCAGCAGTGACTCTGGTCCAACCAACATGCAGGAGCACTTGAGGAAACACAAGGACATATTAGGCAGGCAGCACGGTCCCGTTGATTACCTTAGGATCGGGACTAGTAACTCAGAGAGCGTTAATGAGCCTGGTTCCTTTACAGATATTACGTTGTCCAGGTGCGTGGGCTACTCTGTTCCCCTGCAGTACCACCAGCACGAGGCAGCCATGGTGGGTGATGCCTTCCGGAGCCAGGACCAGGTCTGTACCTTTCAAGATGTCTGCCAGAGTCTGCTGTCTGTTCCAGGAGACAATATGACTCTGCTCTCGGGGGTGGCTGGCAGTGGGAAGACCACCGTGGTTATACGTCTGATTTATGAGTGGGCCAGGAACTCTGACTCCCAGAAGATAGTCCTGTCCCTATCCTTCAGAGAGCTCAATCTGCTCAGTGAGCCGCAGAGCTTGCAGGAGCTTCTTCTGGTGCACTACAGCCACCTCAAACCTGTTCTGGCCCGGGTCGTTGACTCCCAACCCAGCCGGATCCTGCTCATCTTGGACGGGCTCGATGAGTTCCGCTTCCCTCTGGACTTTGAACGGAGTCCCAAGTGCTCGGATCCGGAGCGGAGGCTGGGCATGGGGGAGATGGTGGTGAACCTGATCAAGGGTCACCTCCTCCCCGGTATCTCCATCCTGGTCACATCACGGCCCCACGCCGTCTCCAAGGTCCCTCCACTGCTGGTGACCCAGCTCTACAGCGTCCTGGGCTTCTCCACAGACCAGCAGAGGCACTACTTTGAGCAGAGCTGCAGCTCTCCCCTGGTGGCCTCTGCCGTGTGGGGCTACGTTTCCTCCTACCAGCCCCTCCAGCTCATGTGTCGTATACCGGCCTTCTGCTGGATAGTCTCCACTGCCCTCCGTGACGGAGCCCCCAGCTACTTTAGCCaagtcaccaccaccactctgcCCAGTACAGCTAGGACAACGCCAGCAGGCTCCAGTGATACCACCAACAACAGCGCTGAAAAAGCCACTCCAACCCCTTCCATCTTCTCCTTCACTGTTCCCAGTGTGACGTTAATGAGCGGCGATGTCAAGCCCATCACCATCACAGAGATCTACTGCTGCTTCCTCAAGTCCGTCCTGGTGTTCCACGGAGAGGGCCGCAGCCAGGAAGGCTGCAGCCCGCAGCGTCTCCAGGAGGCCCCGCGGGTCCTAAAGGAGATGCGGCCCATGCTGAGAGACCTGGGAGCCCTGGCCTTCCAGGGCCTACTGGAGCGGCGCTTCCTCTTCGACCAGGCTGATCTGAGCTCTTTCTCCCTGGACTGCAGCGGGCTGTCCAAGGCCTTCCTGGTGGAGATCCTCAGAGAGGACCGGGCCTCGCTCACCTACCAGAGGAGCTTCCACTTCCTCCACACTAGTGTACAGGAGTTCCTGGCTGCTCTGTACTACGTCCTGCAGGCCCTCTCCGGCTCAGACCCGTTCTTAGGCCTCAAGTCAGCCGTCGTTGTAGCCATGTTTCCAGTCTCCCTGCACAAAGTGTTAACCTCCACTGCTAATAAGCTCCTGACGCCCAGACGGCTCCTGCGCAGATGCATCAAGAAGGCTTTCTCCTGGGGTGGACACCATCAGTCTGGTCACATGGACCTCTTCTGCAG ATTTGTATCTGGCTTATTGGTACCTCAAACCCGTGTCATCCTGGATGGACTATTTCCAGGCAGATCCCATAtattcccatctctctcttcctcctctctatccctgccctctccttctcctcctcctttcacccctccctttctcctgaGCCTGCTCCACTGCCAGCTCCAATGTGGCAGACTGAGTCCAGAGAGGCAGGTCAACGTGTGCCACTGCCTGTACGAGGCCCAGGACCCAGGCCTGGTGCAGCGTCTACAATCCTGGCTGCAGGTCCTGGCCCAGCAACAGGTCCCAGACCAGTCTGGCCCAGCCAAGAGGGACTGGAGCGAGCTGGCCTTCCTGCTGCAGCTGATCCCAGACCTGCAGGATCTGAATCTGGAGGCCCAGGGGCTGGACGCAGAAGGCCTGCGCAGATTGTTGCCTGTACTCCCTCTCTTCAGCACCCTCAG GGTGGTGGGGACAGGACTGGGTTGTGAGGGACTCAATGTGCTTACAGAAGGACTGAAAGACAACCACACAGTGGTCGACCTCAG GATGGCCATCAATCACATTGGCGATGTGGGAGCGGGCTATCTGGCGGATCTACTGCGGACCAATCATACACTTTAA
- the LOC118384923 gene encoding NLR family member X1-like isoform X1 — protein sequence MAVGPRSIELQERRVQLVESWSQNVTHLQELLYQVGALTEEDLSLVRGGGRPGERDCMRTLLDVLHGRGEEACRAFFHVLQSQRANTESGSMLAAVPPKGTGTSSSDSGPTNMQEHLRKHKDILGRQHGPVDYLRIGTSNSESVNEPGSFTDITLSRCVGYSVPLQYHQHEAAMVGDAFRSQDQVCTFQDVCQSLLSVPGDNMTLLSGVAGSGKTTVVIRLIYEWARNSDSQKIVLSLSFRELNLLSEPQSLQELLLVHYSHLKPVLARVVDSQPSRILLILDGLDEFRFPLDFERSPKCSDPERRLGMGEMVVNLIKGHLLPGISILVTSRPHAVSKVPPLLVTQLYSVLGFSTDQQRHYFEQSCSSPLVASAVWGYVSSYQPLQLMCRIPAFCWIVSTALRDGAPSYFSQVTTTTLPSTARTTPAGSSDTTNNSAEKATPTPSIFSFTVPSVTLMSGDVKPITITEIYCCFLKSVLVFHGEGRSQEGCSPQRLQEAPRVLKEMRPMLRDLGALAFQGLLERRFLFDQADLSSFSLDCSGLSKAFLVEILREDRASLTYQRSFHFLHTSVQEFLAALYYVLQALSGSDPFLGLKSAVVVAMFPVSLHKVLTSTANKLLTPRRLLRRCIKKAFSWGGHHQSGHMDLFCRFVSGLLVPQTRVILDGLFPGRSHIFPSLSSSSLSLPSPSPPPFTPPFLLSLLHCQLQCGRLSPERQVNVCHCLYEAQDPGLVQRLQSWLQVLAQQQVPDQSGPAKRDWSELAFLLQLIPDLQDLNLEAQGLDAEGLRRLLPVLPLFSTLRLGQNPLGPEGAVVLACALQSPDCRVERLWVVGTGLGCEGLNVLTEGLKDNHTVVDLRMAINHIGDVGAGYLADLLRTNHTL from the exons ATGGCGGTGGGGCCACGCAGTATAGAACTACAGGAGCGTCGTGTGCAACTGGTGGAGAGCTGGAGCCAAAATGTCACCCACCTCCAGGAGCTTCTTTATCAGGTAGGGGCTCTTACTGAGGAGGACCTCAGCCTAGTGAGAGGGGGAGGTCGCCCGGGGGAGAGGGACTGCATGAGGACTCTGCTGGATGTGCTACACGGGCGTGGAGAGGAAGCCTGTCGAGCCTTCTTTCATGTACTACAGTCACAGAGAGCCAACACAGAGTCAGGGTCTATGCTAGCTGCTGTCCCACCCAAGGGCACTGGAACCAGCAGCAGTGACTCTGGTCCAACCAACATGCAGGAGCACTTGAGGAAACACAAGGACATATTAGGCAGGCAGCACGGTCCCGTTGATTACCTTAGGATCGGGACTAGTAACTCAGAGAGCGTTAATGAGCCTGGTTCCTTTACAGATATTACGTTGTCCAGGTGCGTGGGCTACTCTGTTCCCCTGCAGTACCACCAGCACGAGGCAGCCATGGTGGGTGATGCCTTCCGGAGCCAGGACCAGGTCTGTACCTTTCAAGATGTCTGCCAGAGTCTGCTGTCTGTTCCAGGAGACAATATGACTCTGCTCTCGGGGGTGGCTGGCAGTGGGAAGACCACCGTGGTTATACGTCTGATTTATGAGTGGGCCAGGAACTCTGACTCCCAGAAGATAGTCCTGTCCCTATCCTTCAGAGAGCTCAATCTGCTCAGTGAGCCGCAGAGCTTGCAGGAGCTTCTTCTGGTGCACTACAGCCACCTCAAACCTGTTCTGGCCCGGGTCGTTGACTCCCAACCCAGCCGGATCCTGCTCATCTTGGACGGGCTCGATGAGTTCCGCTTCCCTCTGGACTTTGAACGGAGTCCCAAGTGCTCGGATCCGGAGCGGAGGCTGGGCATGGGGGAGATGGTGGTGAACCTGATCAAGGGTCACCTCCTCCCCGGTATCTCCATCCTGGTCACATCACGGCCCCACGCCGTCTCCAAGGTCCCTCCACTGCTGGTGACCCAGCTCTACAGCGTCCTGGGCTTCTCCACAGACCAGCAGAGGCACTACTTTGAGCAGAGCTGCAGCTCTCCCCTGGTGGCCTCTGCCGTGTGGGGCTACGTTTCCTCCTACCAGCCCCTCCAGCTCATGTGTCGTATACCGGCCTTCTGCTGGATAGTCTCCACTGCCCTCCGTGACGGAGCCCCCAGCTACTTTAGCCaagtcaccaccaccactctgcCCAGTACAGCTAGGACAACGCCAGCAGGCTCCAGTGATACCACCAACAACAGCGCTGAAAAAGCCACTCCAACCCCTTCCATCTTCTCCTTCACTGTTCCCAGTGTGACGTTAATGAGCGGCGATGTCAAGCCCATCACCATCACAGAGATCTACTGCTGCTTCCTCAAGTCCGTCCTGGTGTTCCACGGAGAGGGCCGCAGCCAGGAAGGCTGCAGCCCGCAGCGTCTCCAGGAGGCCCCGCGGGTCCTAAAGGAGATGCGGCCCATGCTGAGAGACCTGGGAGCCCTGGCCTTCCAGGGCCTACTGGAGCGGCGCTTCCTCTTCGACCAGGCTGATCTGAGCTCTTTCTCCCTGGACTGCAGCGGGCTGTCCAAGGCCTTCCTGGTGGAGATCCTCAGAGAGGACCGGGCCTCGCTCACCTACCAGAGGAGCTTCCACTTCCTCCACACTAGTGTACAGGAGTTCCTGGCTGCTCTGTACTACGTCCTGCAGGCCCTCTCCGGCTCAGACCCGTTCTTAGGCCTCAAGTCAGCCGTCGTTGTAGCCATGTTTCCAGTCTCCCTGCACAAAGTGTTAACCTCCACTGCTAATAAGCTCCTGACGCCCAGACGGCTCCTGCGCAGATGCATCAAGAAGGCTTTCTCCTGGGGTGGACACCATCAGTCTGGTCACATGGACCTCTTCTGCAG ATTTGTATCTGGCTTATTGGTACCTCAAACCCGTGTCATCCTGGATGGACTATTTCCAGGCAGATCCCATAtattcccatctctctcttcctcctctctatccctgccctctccttctcctcctcctttcacccctccctttctcctgaGCCTGCTCCACTGCCAGCTCCAATGTGGCAGACTGAGTCCAGAGAGGCAGGTCAACGTGTGCCACTGCCTGTACGAGGCCCAGGACCCAGGCCTGGTGCAGCGTCTACAATCCTGGCTGCAGGTCCTGGCCCAGCAACAGGTCCCAGACCAGTCTGGCCCAGCCAAGAGGGACTGGAGCGAGCTGGCCTTCCTGCTGCAGCTGATCCCAGACCTGCAGGATCTGAATCTGGAGGCCCAGGGGCTGGACGCAGAAGGCCTGCGCAGATTGTTGCCTGTACTCCCTCTCTTCAGCACCCTCAG GCTAGGGCAGAATCCACTGGGTCCAGAGGGGGCAGTTGTGTTAGCCTGTGCCCTGCAGAGCCCAGACTGCCGTGTCGAGAGACTGTG GGTGGTGGGGACAGGACTGGGTTGTGAGGGACTCAATGTGCTTACAGAAGGACTGAAAGACAACCACACAGTGGTCGACCTCAG GATGGCCATCAATCACATTGGCGATGTGGGAGCGGGCTATCTGGCGGATCTACTGCGGACCAATCATACACTTTAA